One genomic window of Clostridioides sp. ES-S-0054-01 includes the following:
- a CDS encoding FtsX-like permease family protein, translating to MKDNLKIVLRYIKSYKARSLAIILSIVLATSLIVGIGTLSRSAQQAEVDLLKRELGTDHVYFKDINKNQLELIKSSKDIKNLGITSHYGHTDINEKLPINIEYANKNYLTSQSTLIKGHLPKASNEVVVEKWILNSMGLKPEINQDITLKLYQKEKPETFKVVGILEDRFNPKKKGLCEIFLNLNESELDKFSFTYVEFNEHSDINKNIDNIVKDAKLDKNSMGKNKMLIESTMENGILDNSSKYTAIVMSIFSGIVIYSIYVISIYQRIQEYGILRAIGATNFKIFKLMFYELFILALIAIPLGICIGIGGAQIFNRTAGNIQFEGNVEITPFVIPDKIILLSIGCIILTILIISFFTYLKIRKISPIDAIRKTFGTDKNINKVNSLISKLTLNISVTKYISAKNILRNTKGFIIIILSMSIGGIMVIRENYKYSFSDIQNKSGQEKTYMNADFILSNLTFKLNEDYKANSIKDINGLNDAQIDKIKNIDGVEKVKTASLLNTRIELDKINKLDYYEIMNSTPYHKDYPLLTKNKTTGKYTLTQKLRGYNDEMINSLEKYLVSGSINLEKMKKENLAIVYVPQISKINKYNKSYIPGVGTPVVNIKVGDTIKIKYPKGEIDTELYFSQKDNYEYLEYEFKVGAIVSYPFADNESYSSDDGIDVITSSEYLRKLTGTDKYNAVYIDVNKNADIKKINTLLGKIGSEAPGTTTVNMSVEKETSDNMTARALIYAYGIIAVLFIISVSNIINNISYSLTSRTSEFGMLRAIGISERGFKNMILYEGILYGTISSVITIVAGLIIQFRMYYTYDYVSYGLGFSIDYKVYILVTLANIIVGILATYIPSRKINKISIVEAINITE from the coding sequence ATGAAAGATAATTTGAAAATAGTACTAAGATACATAAAAAGTTATAAAGCTAGATCTTTAGCAATTATTCTGAGTATAGTTCTTGCTACATCACTCATTGTTGGTATTGGTACCCTCTCAAGAAGTGCTCAGCAAGCAGAAGTAGATTTATTGAAAAGAGAACTTGGAACTGACCATGTATACTTTAAAGATATAAATAAAAATCAATTAGAACTCATAAAGTCTAGCAAAGATATTAAAAATTTAGGTATAACATCTCACTATGGGCATACAGATATTAATGAAAAATTACCTATAAACATAGAATATGCAAATAAAAATTACTTAACTAGTCAGTCTACACTTATAAAAGGTCACCTTCCAAAAGCTAGCAATGAGGTGGTAGTAGAAAAATGGATTTTAAATAGTATGGGTTTAAAACCAGAAATAAATCAAGACATCACTTTAAAATTATATCAAAAAGAAAAGCCAGAGACGTTTAAGGTTGTAGGAATACTTGAAGATAGATTTAATCCGAAAAAAAAAGGTTTATGTGAAATTTTTTTAAATCTCAATGAATCAGAATTGGACAAGTTTTCTTTTACTTATGTTGAATTTAATGAGCACAGTGATATAAATAAAAACATAGATAATATAGTAAAAGATGCTAAGTTGGATAAGAATAGTATGGGAAAAAACAAAATGCTTATAGAGTCTACTATGGAAAATGGTATTTTAGATAACTCAAGTAAATATACTGCAATTGTTATGAGCATATTTTCTGGTATTGTAATATATAGCATCTATGTTATATCAATATACCAAAGAATACAAGAATATGGTATCTTAAGAGCTATTGGAGCAACCAATTTTAAAATTTTCAAGCTTATGTTTTATGAACTTTTTATACTTGCTTTGATAGCAATACCTCTAGGTATATGTATAGGTATTGGTGGTGCACAAATATTTAATAGAACTGCAGGAAATATTCAATTTGAAGGAAATGTGGAGATTACCCCTTTTGTTATTCCAGATAAAATAATACTTTTATCAATTGGATGTATAATACTAACAATACTAATTATAAGTTTCTTTACATATTTAAAGATAAGAAAAATCTCTCCTATCGATGCTATAAGAAAAACTTTTGGAACTGATAAAAATATAAATAAAGTTAATTCTTTAATATCAAAATTAACTTTAAATATATCAGTGACAAAATATATCTCTGCTAAAAACATCCTTAGAAATACAAAGGGATTTATTATAATTATATTATCCATGAGTATAGGAGGTATAATGGTCATAAGGGAGAATTATAAATATTCTTTTTCAGATATACAAAACAAAAGTGGTCAAGAAAAAACATATATGAATGCAGATTTTATTCTATCAAATCTTACTTTCAAGCTAAATGAAGATTATAAGGCTAATTCTATCAAGGATATAAATGGTCTTAACGATGCTCAGATAGACAAAATTAAAAATATAGATGGAGTTGAGAAAGTCAAAACTGCTAGCCTCTTAAATACAAGAATAGAATTAGATAAAATAAATAAATTGGATTACTACGAAATTATGAATTCAACGCCTTATCATAAGGACTATCCTCTATTAACAAAAAATAAGACTACTGGTAAATATACGCTAACACAAAAGTTAAGAGGTTATAATGATGAGATGATAAATTCATTAGAAAAATACTTAGTAAGTGGAAGTATAAACTTGGAAAAAATGAAAAAGGAAAACCTAGCTATAGTATATGTTCCACAAATTTCTAAAATAAATAAATACAACAAGAGTTATATTCCTGGTGTAGGAACACCAGTTGTAAATATAAAAGTAGGAGATACTATAAAAATCAAATATCCAAAAGGTGAAATAGATACAGAACTTTACTTTAGTCAAAAAGATAATTATGAATATCTAGAATATGAATTTAAAGTTGGAGCTATTGTAAGTTACCCTTTTGCAGATAACGAGTCGTACTCTTCGGATGATGGCATAGATGTAATAACGAGTAGCGAATATCTAAGAAAATTAACTGGCACAGATAAATATAACGCAGTTTATATAGATGTTAATAAAAATGCAGACATTAAAAAAATAAATACACTTTTAGGTAAAATAGGAAGTGAAGCTCCTGGAACTACAACAGTAAATATGTCAGTGGAAAAAGAAACCTCTGATAATATGACAGCTAGAGCCCTGATTTATGCTTATGGAATAATAGCCGTTCTGTTCATAATTAGTGTATCTAACATAATAAATAACATAAGTTATAGCTTGACTTCAAGAACTAGTGAATTTGGAATGTTAAGAGCTATTGGTATCTCTGAGAGAGGATTTAAAAATATGATACTCTATGAGGGAATATTATATGGAACAATCTCAAGTGTAATTACCATTGTAGCAGGACTTATAATACAGTTTAGAATGTATTACACGTATGATTATGTATCATATGGATTGGGATTTTCAATAGATTACAAAGTATATATCCTAGTTACTTTAGCAAACATAATCGTAGGTATTCTAGCTACATACATTCCATCAAGGAAAATAAATAAAATTAGTATAGTTGAAGCTATAAACATCACAGAATAG
- a CDS encoding collagen-like protein: MRNIILYLNDDTFISKKYPDKNFSFLEYCLIGTKYSSTFAEEKLLTFFKVRIPEILKDKNILKAELFIHINSGNNYIFNEKIDIKVKRIVEYYNSRTISWNDKLPIENIGGYLPIGISNTSNYICLNITNVVKSWAVGKYPNYGLALSLNYPCKIMEFTSSRGCNKPYILITFEERKKECCSPKLGCPPMRVTGPTGNTGATGVTGPTGNTGATGEIGPTGATGNTGPTGNTGATGVTGPTGNTGATGVTGNTGATGVTGPTGNTGATGVTGPTGNTGATGVTGPTGNTGATGVTGPTGNTGATGVTGPTGNTGATGNSSQPIANFLLNAPSAQILGNGEAIKNWQEVLGNSSSITVDANGVFKVQENGVYYISVSIALQPGSSSINKYSFSFLFPILGGKDLAGLTTEPGGGGLISGYFVGFLFGGTTFTINNFSSVSVGILNGQSAGTAATLTIFRIADTIMT, encoded by the coding sequence ATGAGAAACATTATACTTTATTTAAATGATGATACTTTTATATCAAAAAAATATCCAGATAAAAACTTTAGTTTTTTAGAATATTGTTTAATAGGAACTAAATATTCAAGTACTTTTGCAGAAGAAAAGCTCCTTACTTTTTTCAAAGTAAGAATACCAGAGATATTAAAAGACAAAAATATATTAAAGGCAGAGTTATTTATTCATATTAATTCAGGAAATAATTATATTTTTAATGAAAAAATAGATATTAAAGTAAAAAGAATAGTCGAATATTATAATTCAAGGACTATATCATGGAATGATAAATTGCCTATAGAAAATATTGGAGGATATTTGCCAATTGGTATAAGTAATACATCTAATTATATTTGTTTAAACATTACAAATGTTGTAAAATCATGGGCAGTAGGTAAATATCCTAATTATGGATTAGCTTTATCTTTAAACTATCCTTGTAAAATTATGGAATTTACCTCTAGTAGAGGGTGTAACAAACCATATATACTTATAACGTTTGAAGAAAGAAAAAAAGAGTGTTGTTCTCCTAAATTAGGGTGTCCTCCAATGAGAGTAACAGGCCCAACAGGAAACACAGGAGCGACCGGAGTAACAGGCCCAACAGGAAATACAGGAGCGACAGGAGAAATAGGTCCAACGGGAGCAACAGGAAACACAGGTCCAACGGGAAATACAGGAGCGACAGGAGTAACAGGTCCAACAGGAAACACAGGAGCGACAGGAGTAACAGGAAATACAGGAGCGACAGGAGTAACAGGCCCAACAGGAAATACAGGAGCAACAGGAGTAACAGGTCCAACAGGAAATACAGGAGCAACAGGAGTAACAGGCCCAACAGGAAATACAGGAGCAACAGGAGTAACAGGTCCAACAGGAAATACAGGAGCAACAGGAGTAACAGGTCCAACAGGAAACACAGGAGCGACGGGAAATTCCTCACAGCCAATTGCTAACTTTCTTTTAAATGCACCATCTGCACAAATTTTAGGCAATGGGGAAGCTATAAAAAATTGGCAGGAAGTGCTAGGAAATAGTTCAAGTATAACAGTAGATGCAAATGGTGTATTCAAAGTACAAGAAAATGGTGTGTACTATATCTCGGTTTCAATAGCATTGCAACCAGGTTCATCAAGTATAAATAAATACTCTTTCTCGTTCTTATTTCCTATTTTAGGAGGGAAAGACTTAGCAGGTCTTACTACTGAACCAGGCGGAGGAGGTTTAATCTCTGGATATTTCGTTGGTTTTCTATTTGGTGGAACTACATTTACTATAAATAATTTTTCATCTGTGTCAGTAGGAATACTAAATGGTCAATCAGCAGGGACAGCAGCTACTTTGACTATATTTAGAATAGCTGATACTATTATGACTTAG
- a CDS encoding putative manganese-dependent inorganic diphosphatase, whose translation MNLLVFGHKNPDTDSICSAISLAHLKNKLGIKATAYALGDIRKEAKYALDYFKVDAPEILDNVRIQVRDLNYDKVVPLTPTSSILEAYNLMDEKNVKTLPVTYDDGTFAGIITMKEIAKNLLHQHFTTIHTSLSNICKNLNGTILVDCGEDIKGRVVTLSFGMETLIETLKEGDIAIVGDRYDSIEYAIDTKVKLLILTNHTEISKDLLALAKINGVSVVSVESDNYKTSNVINQCSFLDSIEATENLITFKEDDYMDEIKEIMLETNFRSYPILDDDNKFLGLISKGHLLNPSKKNVVLVDHNEYAQSADGIEQANIVEIVDHHKLGGISTDVPMSFRVMPVGCNSTIIYQMYKENNVEIPYEIAGLLLSAILSDTLLFKSPTTTDMDKKACEELSKIAKIDMEKYAMDMFKYGTSLDEYTIEEIINMDFKEFNMSGHRVGIGQVFTLDIDSIFSKKDEFLSYINSTDYDKLVLAVTDIIKEGSYLIYKAEDRLIANAFGVQGVQGTFAPGVVSRKKQLVPNLTTAIKNFK comes from the coding sequence ATGAATTTATTAGTTTTCGGACATAAAAATCCAGATACAGATTCAATATGTTCTGCAATTTCATTAGCACATTTAAAAAACAAACTAGGAATAAAAGCAACAGCTTATGCTTTAGGAGATATCAGAAAAGAAGCTAAATATGCCTTAGATTACTTTAAGGTAGATGCACCTGAAATTTTAGATAATGTTAGAATACAAGTTAGAGATTTAAATTATGATAAAGTAGTGCCTTTAACTCCTACTTCATCTATATTAGAAGCTTATAATCTTATGGATGAAAAAAATGTTAAAACGCTACCTGTAACTTATGATGACGGAACTTTTGCTGGTATTATTACTATGAAAGAAATAGCTAAAAACCTACTTCATCAACACTTTACAACTATACACACATCACTATCAAACATTTGTAAAAACCTTAATGGTACTATACTTGTGGATTGTGGTGAAGATATAAAAGGTAGAGTAGTTACTTTATCATTTGGGATGGAGACTCTAATAGAGACTTTAAAAGAAGGAGACATAGCTATTGTTGGTGATAGATATGATAGTATTGAATACGCTATTGATACAAAAGTTAAACTTTTAATACTTACTAATCATACAGAGATTTCAAAAGATTTGTTAGCTCTTGCTAAAATAAATGGAGTGTCTGTTGTTTCTGTTGAAAGTGACAATTATAAAACTTCTAATGTAATAAATCAATGTAGTTTCTTAGACTCTATAGAAGCCACAGAAAATCTAATTACATTCAAAGAAGATGACTACATGGATGAAATAAAAGAGATTATGCTAGAGACTAACTTCAGATCTTATCCTATATTAGATGATGATAACAAGTTTTTAGGTTTAATTTCAAAAGGTCATCTATTAAATCCTTCTAAAAAGAATGTCGTTTTAGTTGACCATAATGAATATGCCCAAAGTGCTGATGGAATTGAACAGGCAAATATAGTTGAAATAGTTGACCATCATAAACTTGGCGGTATTTCTACTGATGTTCCTATGTCTTTTAGAGTAATGCCTGTTGGATGTAATAGTACTATAATTTATCAAATGTACAAAGAAAATAATGTTGAAATACCTTATGAAATAGCTGGTCTTCTTTTATCTGCTATATTATCAGATACATTATTATTTAAATCTCCAACAACAACTGACATGGATAAGAAAGCTTGTGAAGAATTAAGTAAAATAGCAAAAATAGATATGGAAAAGTATGCTATGGATATGTTTAAATATGGTACTTCTTTAGATGAATATACTATAGAAGAAATAATAAATATGGATTTTAAAGAGTTTAATATGAGTGGACATAGAGTTGGTATTGGACAAGTATTTACTTTAGACATAGACTCTATATTCTCTAAAAAAGATGAGTTTTTATCTTATATAAATTCAACTGATTATGATAAATTAGTTCTTGCAGTTACAGATATAATCAAAGAAGGTTCTTATTTAATTTATAAAGCAGAAGATAGATTAATTGCCAACGCATTTGGTGTTCAAGGTGTTCAAGGTACATTTGCACCAGGTGTTGTATCAAGAAAAAAACAATTAGTTCCTAATTTAACTACTGCAATCAAAAACTTTAAATAA
- a CDS encoding response regulator transcription factor, with translation MIKVLICDDDKIVRDDIANIVKESGYVDYVKKVKDGIEAIEFIKNEKIDLLIIDVDMPYKNGIDSAKEILSIDKDIHIVFVTGFADYSLESFKVHPIDFIVKPFKKEKILDSINIAIDHINSHKIANNNFIEDTLFVYKIRKQIHMINFDDIVMFEKNSRAINLYTKDEDIIKFYENFDDLKKRLPPNFFMTHRQYIVNLRFIHKVIPINKSSLEIRFINFQENAILNKSLEKDFLYRFYRVKRF, from the coding sequence GTGATAAAAGTTTTAATTTGCGACGATGATAAAATTGTAAGAGATGATATAGCAAACATAGTTAAAGAATCTGGATATGTAGATTATGTTAAAAAGGTTAAGGATGGCATAGAGGCAATCGAATTTATAAAAAACGAGAAAATAGACTTATTAATTATTGACGTTGATATGCCATATAAAAATGGGATTGATTCTGCTAAAGAAATTCTTTCAATAGATAAGGATATACATATAGTATTTGTGACAGGTTTTGCTGATTATAGTCTTGAAAGCTTTAAAGTGCATCCTATAGATTTTATAGTTAAACCATTTAAAAAAGAAAAAATACTTGATTCAATTAATATAGCAATAGACCATATTAACTCCCATAAAATTGCTAATAATAATTTTATAGAAGATACTCTTTTTGTATATAAAATAAGGAAGCAGATACATATGATTAATTTTGATGATATAGTTATGTTTGAGAAAAATTCAAGAGCAATTAATCTATACACTAAAGATGAAGATATAATAAAGTTTTATGAAAACTTTGATGATTTAAAAAAACGCCTACCTCCTAATTTCTTTATGACTCATAGACAATACATAGTAAATCTAAGGTTTATACATAAGGTTATACCTATAAATAAATCTTCATTAGAGATACGGTTTATAAATTTTCAAGAAAATGCCATATTAAACAAATCTCTAGAAAAAGATTTTCTATATAGATTTTATAGGGTTAAAAGGTTCTAG
- a CDS encoding ABC transporter ATP-binding protein, which yields MSILEITNLGKIYGKKETSVHALKDANLKVNKGEFVAIIGPSGSGKSTFLHLVGGLERPSNGTIKVAGKDICCLSDKELARYRRQKVGFVFQQYNLIPVLNVKENIELPLKLDNKKIDKEYIEDLINLLGLNERKNHLPNQLSGGQQQRVAIARALSAKPSIILADEPTGNLDSKTTEEVMDLLKSSIKKYNQTLIIITHNENIARKADRVISIIDGELKLN from the coding sequence ATGTCTATATTAGAAATTACTAACTTAGGTAAGATTTATGGAAAAAAGGAAACATCTGTGCATGCACTAAAGGATGCAAATTTAAAAGTAAATAAGGGTGAGTTCGTTGCGATAATTGGGCCAAGTGGAAGTGGAAAAAGTACATTTCTACATTTAGTAGGTGGTCTTGAGAGACCAAGTAATGGTACTATAAAAGTTGCTGGTAAAGATATATGTTGTCTTTCAGATAAAGAACTAGCAAGATATAGAAGACAAAAAGTAGGATTTGTCTTTCAACAGTATAATCTAATTCCTGTATTAAATGTAAAGGAAAATATAGAATTACCATTAAAGTTAGACAATAAAAAAATAGATAAAGAATATATTGAAGACCTTATAAATTTATTGGGGCTTAATGAAAGGAAAAATCATCTTCCCAATCAATTATCTGGTGGTCAACAGCAAAGAGTTGCTATTGCACGTGCTTTATCTGCAAAGCCAAGTATAATACTAGCAGATGAGCCAACAGGAAATTTGGATAGTAAAACTACAGAAGAAGTCATGGATTTACTAAAAAGTTCTATAAAAAAATATAACCAAACTCTTATAATAATAACACATAATGAAAATATTGCTAGAAAAGCAGATAGAGTTATATCTATAATAGATGGAGAGCTTAAGTTAAACTGA
- a CDS encoding GHKL domain-containing protein — protein METDFIFPIAILTLFIFSNLIMNKYRFYKELDILKRGILTFFVSCFVWILFMEGIQYIRLSLGYNFLLEGVLNIILFFILSILSCYTGFKFIKLINNNNQQEYKLQKLDSKINHKDNIIVKLRSQKHDYLKHLQVVYSLLNTGLAEDAKVYIMSMSNSFESKNSRYGKISYLDAIVSLKYEECLEKNISFDVYIQDFMDNLEIEPNDMSSVLLNIIDNAIESLSTIKKEKKYIRLHAYEDEFQYIIVIKNNGPKIPNVESIFWDGYSTKKGQDRGFGLYIVKNILDKYDYGIIVNSDDFLTEFVILIPKYY, from the coding sequence ATGGAGACTGATTTTATATTTCCTATAGCAATACTAACTTTGTTTATATTTAGTAATCTTATAATGAATAAGTACAGGTTTTATAAAGAATTAGACATATTAAAAAGAGGAATATTGACATTTTTTGTGTCGTGTTTTGTATGGATATTATTTATGGAGGGTATTCAATATATACGATTAAGTTTAGGATATAACTTTTTACTTGAAGGAGTATTAAATATTATACTTTTTTTTATTTTAAGTATTTTAAGTTGTTATACAGGATTTAAATTTATAAAATTGATAAATAATAACAATCAACAAGAGTACAAGCTACAAAAACTAGATAGTAAAATAAATCATAAGGACAATATAATCGTAAAATTAAGGAGTCAAAAACATGATTATTTAAAACATTTACAAGTAGTATATTCTTTATTAAATACTGGGTTAGCTGAAGATGCCAAAGTATATATAATGAGTATGTCAAATAGCTTTGAGTCAAAAAATTCAAGATATGGGAAAATATCTTATTTAGATGCTATAGTTTCCTTAAAATATGAGGAATGCCTTGAAAAGAACATATCTTTTGATGTCTATATTCAAGATTTTATGGATAATTTAGAGATTGAACCTAATGATATGAGTTCAGTACTATTAAATATAATAGACAATGCAATAGAGTCTTTGTCTACTATAAAAAAGGAAAAAAAATATATACGATTACATGCATATGAAGATGAATTTCAGTATATTATAGTCATAAAAAATAATGGTCCTAAAATACCTAATGTTGAAAGTATATTTTGGGATGGTTATAGTACTAAAAAAGGACAGGATAGAGGTTTTGGGTTATATATAGTTAAAAATATATTAGATAAGTATGATTATGGTATAATTGTAAATAGTGATGATTTTTTAACTGAATTTGTAATCTTAATCCCCAAATATTATTAG